The following nucleotide sequence is from Anguilla rostrata isolate EN2019 chromosome 3, ASM1855537v3, whole genome shotgun sequence.
acacacgcctgcacacaaatacacctacacaaacacacacaagcgcataaagacacgcatgcacacagacacacacacacacacctctgtgagggggcggggcctgcgctCCACAGTGAACTCGGTGTGGCAGAGCTCGCAGTAGCTGGTGTTGGAGGAGGACAGCCACTTCTCCAGGCAGGTCTTGTGCACGGTGCCCAGCGTGCCGGTGCAGTCGCACGGCGACAGCAGCCCCTCCCCGCTGCCCCCCTCATGGCAGATCCGGCAGATGGGGCCGtcgctgggcggggggggggcagaggagcgCAACGGTTAGCGGACCCGGGCCAGCGACTccagggttgcaggttcaaatcccagaggggtggggcacagctgttgttttttatttctctaaaCAGGCCGTCATCTATCTAATAGATCATCTATTCTCCATTTAAACGGGTCATGATGATGGCttaaaaaaccatgaaaaatacattttttttatgtttcattttccatttcattcctTAATTTTGATAGTGCATGTATagtgggtgtagtgtgtgtatatagtgtgcatactgtctgtgtgtgtgtataggtgtgtgcgtgagtgtgtataggtgtgtgcacgtgcgtgcatgtagtgtgtgtacatatacagcgtgtgcgtgcgtgcgtgtgtgtgtgcgtacagtgtgtacagtgtgtgtgttacctcTGCGTTCCCAGGGCCTTGATGACAGTAGACAGCAGCCGGCCGTCCTTGGCTGTGACCTGCGTGATGTACTGGGCCTGCCGGACGTCCGAGTCCTCCAGGCTTTTCGACAGGTCCGTGTTCcccgcacagtcacacagagaccCCGGCAGGTGGCAGCACTCCCCCGTTGTCATGGCGATCCTTttccgggggggaggggggtggggtgggggggttgaggcGGGGCTttggggacgggggtggggatTGGGAAAGGGGCGGGGTCTGGGACGTGCACAGGGGGCACAAGGGGCCCAGACTCCACACCCTGGAAACTCTGGTTTTGGTCAGGCGGGGCCCTAGGAACCAGCCAATGAGAAAGCACACAGGCCAGGTTACAGGAAGTAGCGCTCTTttttaagccccgcccccctttttgGGTCACTCCCACCCACACAGCAGCACTACATTAGCACGAGCAGCTACATACAGGTTCTTGTGTCTCCGCTCCCGTTTCATTGTGACAAACACTGTGAAACATGGGccgaaattattttttatcactttttttttatacagaatttaataaagagatttttaaatttCCAATCGAACGAGTGCTGTGCTTTCTGCTCTGAATTTGCGAGTTGATTTTGAGCTGCAAGTCAGACAGATCGCGGTCCTTCCCCCTCCTATAACGGAATCAATCGCTTCTAAACTGGGAAATAAAGAGCACAAAATACGAGAGTAACTGGGTAAATGTTGTATATAAATATTGTATAcaattattcagatttttccccAAGATTTTTCTGAAGCATATGGCATTACCAAGGTCTCCAATAATGCAATATACTCTGACCCTGTGCAACccttctcttaaaaaaaaaaaaaagattaactgTACAAACCAGCCGACGGGGAAGCAGTCTGTGCTTGTGCTGATAGCCGAGACACAGCTAGCCCCTACAAAACCAGACAACTGATCCTTCACGAAGCACCAACGCAAATTACACgtgaaatatacacattttttatgcGTGAGAAGCCGCGCCGTTTCATTGTTACACTACTTCTAGCTGTACCGAAGTCGCGGCAATttgtaaatacagtacaaaCGCGAGAATGTTTGAAAGACACGCAATTCTTTGCATTAAACAGCCCGATGCATTTGCTTTAGCACAGGTGTAAATACAATCGATGCCCACATATCACTTGCAAGCTTTCAAAACCATTGCGTGGAAGGAACCTGTTTTGTAGCGAGGAGAATTTCACGTGAAGTATCAcgtaatgtatttatttggaaaGCGTTATCTGACAGCTGCGAACTGTTACGACGCTTCGGTTTGACCAGCGAGAGATCTTGTGTCAAGTCTTCTTTCCACCGTCTCTGTACACTGCTATTTAAACTTTTTATGCCAAGAACTTCTATCGTCTTTTAGGCCTATCTATAACACAgcattccaaaaatatttataaaatagttcatttattcataaataccaTGTCATAATTGAAATGCAGAAGGTGGTTTTGGATTATGACAACCAAGTAGCCGTGAAGATAAAACCAATTCAATAATTCTTCAGATCTACAGACTGTCTCACATTTTGTTTCCCCACAGCTTCAAGCTGACGTGACAATTATTTCGCAAATTGTAGCCTTCCGTTTTTCTGCAAACATCCAAGCTGTACAGTACATAGGAGCTGGATTTTAGACGTCATGTTTGCGTCAGAATATTTAATAGAATTTAAGCCCTTAGAATCTCCCATCAGGGGGAAAAAGCAAAGCATTGGCTTTTCAAGAAACCCCCACATACTTTTAACATAGCAAATGATGTGCCCTGCAATGGCTAACTTGCGCACTGTTGAGTAATGCATTAGAGcaagtttaatatttaaattgatCTTTTCCCCCAAATGTGTCCGTGCATTTCAGCGAACACGGGCTCGAGCTGATTAGtaataatcaatttttttttaaacaagcatttagcttgaaaaaaaaaaaaaaaaaatctaacccGAAAGTGCTGGGGGCTTCCACATACTCATCCGCACTAACAGTACTCGCTGCTGCATTAAAACGTGGCTTTAAAAAGCTGACGGGTACAAAAACGCGCTTCTTAGAAAGCAGAAGTGGTGCGCCGGGGTCGTTGGCAGATCACGTTGCCGAGAAATAAGCGTCCCATCCCATTCCCAACAACTTCAACAACTCGTAGGACATAAAGCTTTAATCCTGAACTCTTAAATTATGTGGCGGGCTGCGGCAATAAATCACCATTCGCTGCATTGGCAATGTCTACAAAATGAACGTCGGTTAGTTCATCTAGTTCCTGTATTAAAGACAACAAACTTTAAATACATATGGTGTTGTCCACAGCAGAGTGGTTCGATGGTTGAGCAGGAAAATGATGAAGTTAGGCTAGTCACCAGATGGCAGCGAACTTTGCCAGCAACATTTAACAATCCAAGGATTTGTTCATCTTCATTACAATAagaatttttttctgagatttACTGTGTTGATAAAATAGATTAATTTCAGCTGCCAGACATAACAGCCGACTTTGATAATGTTAGTAACGAATATCCAaccaagacaaaataaaaaaccagaTAGCTAACACATCCGCACGCTAGCATAACGTTGGACACCATCCCTATGCGAACCTACACCTGGAGGGGGAAATCTCAGTTTTGACGCATGACATGGCCTTTTGAGGTCAGCTATCCGACATTCACACACTGCCACGGATATTTCCAAACTGCAGCCAACTAAACATATGGAGCTAGTTGGCTTTaacgatagctagctaacaggaCGAACGGGCCTCTCTATAAATCCATCACACAGAACATCCCAGTGCAGATGACATGGACCCAAAACGTTGCACTGgttaataaaatagaatttgatAAAAGGCCAAAGATGACCAATCGCACCAACTCTAGCCAAGCTTAGCTAACGTAAGCTAGCTTCATCAAACCGAGCCGAGCAGGACCAGACACcgtctagctaacgttagctatcagCTATCCGTTAGCTAACCAACAGCCAGCGAGCTAGCTAGCTCCCGACTCGCCTGCCGCATACACAACGCCAATATTATACATTACAGATTCAAAACGCAGAGAACGGCACTTCGGCATTGTCGTGTTAGAGCTCATACACTCAGGTAGTGTCACTCGGCTGGTAAATTGATGATCTGATTATTACTAATTTATCATACACGTTAGCGTTAGCAAGAGACCAAACACGTAAAACAGCTACTGATAGCAAGGCTACATTCAAGTCGTTTTACtcgaagaaaaaataaaatatggataCTCACCAACTAGCTACATTGCTCCTTTTGTGATGTTTTGCAAATGACAGTCGTCTATGTCAAATGCGTAAcagaatttccaaaaaatatGATTGTGCTATTAAAACATATCGAGACGATCTTGCTAGCCTTCTAAATCCTCAGAAGACAACAACCTTCCCCGACTGTCTCTCTCGATATGCGTACGCCGTCACCGCATCTTACCATTACCAGGCCGCTGATCACCACTGCCTCTGAACGCGTAAAACGTTGAGGAATGACAGGTTTGCGTGAACTCCGCAGCGTCGCCATTGAAGTATCCAATCAGTGACCAGAAAAACAGAGTGGCGTGTATGTAAACCAATGGTCGTCTCAGTGTAACCGACTAatattctaataaaaaaaagaaagaaatagcGAGCGCCATCTAAGATAAGAAAAGTACATTATCGAGAAAGGGAACACCCACCTTCAGCTGTTTTCTGCGGTATTGAAGTCACACCACAGCTGCAAGTGTCAGCTATTAATATCAGCGATGAGCATCGAATTTTCACTTCCATATTTCCAAATATATTGCACATCTAGATTAGAAGACTGAATACCtcaattttatatataaattagcCATCACGTTACTAATTTTTTGATGACAATGTATAAACAATATGTCAGATGTTTTCCCCCGCAATATATACAATGTATTTCACAACTTTATTAGTGTGTAGGATGCGGttgtttttttggccaggcGTAAATGGATAAAGGTTATCAATAAAATGTCCTTCTTACAAAGTGAAACATATTTGGCACTGCTGCGCTGCAGCAGTTGGCTCCGTTTTGGAAGGTAATTTTAACAACACGGCCTCAGCAGTTAAACTATTCAGTGAATCACATTTACCATTCTTCTCAGATAACACAATGTAATAGCAGAAAACAGGGTAATGCTGTGGTACTgtgatttttatcttttttttttaaaccgtgtTTTTTAGCGAAATGTACTCCGCCGCATTTAACACATGCACAGTAGAGTatcgcgcgcgcgcacacacacaaataaaagacTGACCCGCGAGGAAGATGCACAAGAACAAAATGAGACGCGGCCGGggtgaaatgcatgtttcttTATTGTCTTTAAACGGAGGCATCTAAAAACCCACCCGGTTCCCTTCAGTCAGTGACAGCAAAAGTCAAATCAACAAATGTCACAAGCATTACCATGTCACAGGCAGGTAAATCAGGCAAAAACtctgcccaaccccccccccccaaaaaaaaacctaattaatTCCCGCATAATATTTTTCTGTTCCATTTCCTTCAACACgttcagttaatttttttgcaaCTGAAAAATACTTTCATGTCAGTAATAGAATAAACAATGGAAGCTTATATTTTCTTAAGGacaaaacacactgcagctTAATTGAAGAGCCCCCACAGGTTTGCAAGGGTGAACACCAACACGTGCCAAATTAGCTACACTTCACAAACCATTAAACTTGTTTCCAGGTGACAAAAGTGACCTCCATCATGTACTGGCATCTAATGAATTAGTGTGATGCAATTTGTTGTGACTGTAAATTTTTTTTCGTTTTGGTTGTTATTGGCAAATGTCATTCAATCTCTTCCCATTTGGTGATCCAAAAAATATCcggaaatttagaaaaaaaaaaaaaaaaaaacagccatacagaatttttttaattccctgaATTTAATTCCCCACAAGGGGTCAATTAAAGTGTCATTTTGGAAATTTACAGAGAAAAAGGACGTTCACTAAAACACTTTGTAGAAGTCACCGGAAGAAAGTTTATTGGCAATTTGTCAAGAAGATGCCCCagtcaacattttaaattatgcattgggATTAATGCATTTTGACTAGCGTATCCACGGAGGtaattttatagatttttaatgCCTGCTTCTTCCATTCATTAGGTTTACGTTTAAGGGAAAATACCACCACAAACATTCTAACCATGAACCGGCATGTGTAAACAGGTATTaatgattattaataataataataataataataataataataataataatacataaactaaaaataattccTAGTAAAAATGTTATGCAATTGACCAGGATGGCACGCCTCTACCACCACACATGGCCTACTGACATAACAAAGACTTTGTGTCCAGTTCAGTTCAGCATCggcaaattatgtttttatcttGAATTACGAGACCAGCAAGTATCATGTGTCCCCACCTCCTTTCCCACTATATTCAACAAAACCAAAACGGATGAAATAAATGGCAGCTGATCACAGATACAGTACTGAGGGTACGGCGTATGCACGCATTCACTCACTCGCCTCGCATGCCGAAGACCAGCAGCGTCTCTCACCAAAACATAAAGGGAAACGCAAACtggcatcatttaaaaaatcatagtAGTGAAATATGGACTCATCGCTAACTACTCAACTACACTGCTCTAACTCTATGCCATGTACATGCAGTGCGCACGCGTGTCTATatccacacatacatatacagcgCACTGCACGACCCCACTATACACAATGAAAACCTGAACATGCAGACTTAACACATTTAGGTGTCAGGTATACATGAAACGAATGCTGGAGACGGCCAGTAAAATGACCCTGACTCCTTTGGTTCTTGCACCCCCCACGGACCTCACCATACAGACTGGGTTCTGGCTCCCTTCAGCTGGTACAGCGTAGTGTTCAGAACTGGCCCGGGCGAGATGAATCCCATCAGaccaaaagcacaaaaaaaaaacaaaaaaaaccaaaacatttaaaaagagattTGAGAGGATATTACCCACAGCGCCTGTACTGCCTCTGATGAACTGCTAGGCAGCTGGTGTTAAGTTAATGAGATCcagtaagagaaagagagagagagagagagatagagggaacaAAAGACCAGCGAAAAAGACAAGAATACCaggacagaaagggagagaaagagagagagagagagaggcagagagacacagcTCTAGGAGCACAAGGGGAAAAAGAGATGTAGTCTCCACCTCTGGGATGATCCCTCTCACCGTGGGGTCACCCCAGCAAAAAACACCCAACAGAgctcccctggggggggggggggcagcagtgctctTTGTGACTCTGCATCTGTGGCAAACCTGCAAGTCTACCAGCCCGCAGAACTCAGAAGGAGAATTCTGTAAGAGTTTCAacaccccctcaaaaaaaaaaaaaaaataaaataattaaaaaatgaaatgaatgagtaACTTCCACCCCTAATACGCTGTCCGTCATTCTGGTCGTTTGGGTTGGTCTTCTGGGAGGCCGGCCTTTTCCGGCACCAGGGGAGTGTCCTTGCCCTGATTGGTGGCTTCGGCGCCCTGTGGCTTGCAATTGGCTGAGGGAGTCCGAGTGCAGTTCATGGGCACCTTGACCAAGGCAGGCTGGGGCATGTCCTTCTGTGGGCGTATGGCAGAAGGTACAGTGATGAGTCACTGGAAGATGCAACCGCCAAaaaccagacagacagaaacgtCACTGAGGAGAATTTCATAAATGTGCAAGATTAACAATTAAGGTGCATCCAAAGGACCGGAGAACATATTACCATACTGAACTGAGAGTTAATGGAATCTGTCAAGTCAGTCTCTGTAAATACTCTACGGGATTGCAAGCTTGTTTGTCCCGGAGTAATGACCGCCACTCCTTACCGTGGTGGTCTCCAAAATCCCACAAAAGCCAGCTTTCTGACAttgctcaggaggtaagagcgtttgcctggcagtcagagggttgccggttcgatcccccgccctgggcgtgttgaagtgtccctgagcaagacgcctaacccctaattgctcccaccgagctgattggtaccttgcatggcagcctttcacagttggtgtgtgagtgtgtatgtgtgagcgtgtgggtgaatgagaggcatcaattgtaaaagcgctttggataaaagcgctatataaatgcagtccatttaccattagaaCACAAAGTGAAAAGTTCAGCTTAACAGTTTATCATTTTTCActagcgacagagagagagaggcttcacAAAGCCCACAGGGGGGGAGGAGTTATTTGGAGACGCGGTTATTTTAACCACATCTAGTGCTTTCACACTGAAAAGCTACAGCTTTCATTTCAGTCACGAGCCAGTGATGGACAGATACgacactacactacagcacCCTGAGGCTGCTCGGCCCATGAAGTCATGCGAGTTTATAATCATTAAGAACCGACCCCATCTCCATTgagcctgcttttttttttttgcagtgaagaGCACACCAGCAATAACACAAGCAAAGCGAAACCTTCATTACACTGTTGCCCTTAGCAacagactgcaaaaaaaagccTACGCTgaagggggagggtgtgggagTTTTGGCAGGAAGCTGACAGGAACAGAAcctgaacgtgtgtgtgtgtgtgtgcgtaataTTGTTCCGTTATACTCCCATTTGTACTTCACCTTCCTGTAAACTGCAACAGCAATTTGGCCCTGAAGGCAGTGGTTATTAATTTAAACTGGTATTCACCACAAAGCCGCTTCCTGTCCAGAACAAGGGTAGCTCTCTGCGCCACAGCGCCACCGCCAGGCTGGTGAGGAGAGTGCAAGGCACCAGGTATAAGAGGGCAGGCTGGGCCCCCTGCATGAGGGCCAGCACCAAAAAGGTGATGAGCAGCCCGATCCCGTAGCCTGCGGAGACACGGGTGGAGGGtcagggggtcagggggtcaAAGTTAACCGAATCACTGCTGCCAAATTAAAGAACCTTTCATCGTGGCACACCCtgaaaacattcacacaaacacacaacggCAGACAAAGGAGTggtaagaaaaacacaaactgggAACACTGTGCATGAGAGCACCTAGTGTGCATAAGACCCTACATAACGCTTCATAAGCACTACACAAGCCCATGACGGACTGCACAGACTGTCATAACAGTGTGACGCATCATGACCACGTACTCTGAGAGTGACACTAGGTCATCCACAGGTCTTACTTGAGACAAACCACAGTCCACAAATAACATCACACCTAACGCTGACGAAGCTTCCGAGTAGTTCTCACATTAGACTTTTCACGGAAAGCctagaaaatttttttttttttttttttaaatgtgcactgATGTCTCAGACAAAATATGGTAAGAGACAGGTTACATATCCAGTTTTCACTCTTACAAAGTCTAACCCAGGGGTGTCCAACCCCAAAAAAGGGCTAATGTGggtgcatatttttgttttagctcagcactaagacacccgattcaactaatgaaccaatcacagtcttcaatcaagacctcgataagtagaatcaggtgtcgtagtaCTAGGCTTGAACATAAAAACCTGCACCAACACCgacccttttcggataagactgggcACCACAGtctgaaaggaaggaaggagagcagagagggaggtcAGCACTCACCGATGGTACAGGCCAGGAAATATATGCGTGAGGTCTGCATCAGTATGTCAAACCTGTGACAGTAGGCCACAAGCAGGCCTACAAGcaggaaaaaagcacacaagATGGCGGTCAGCAACACACGCCTACACTTCTCCTTTTTCatcattgggggaaaaaaaaaattcccaagCTACGTCAAAattgttttccttaaaaaaGTGTTTCCCCCTATTGGGTGGACATCATACTTTTCTCAGGATTGTTCTGGAAGATGACTCAACATGAGTACTCGTTAagtccaaaaaagaaaaaaaaaaaactaacaaaacaaacctgaccttgttttcattttcaaatactaaTCATTTCCCAgcatattaaattacattccAAGCTA
It contains:
- the LOC135251325 gene encoding E3 ubiquitin-protein ligase MARCHF2, yielding MTTGECCHLPGSLCDCAGNTDLSKSLEDSDVRQAQYITQVTAKDGRLLSTVIKALGTQSDGPICRICHEGGSGEGLLSPCDCTGTLGTVHKTCLEKWLSSSNTSYCELCHTEFTVERRPRPLTEWLRDPGPRNEKRTLFCDMVCFLFITPLAAISGWLCLRGAQDHLHFNSRLEAVGLIALTIALFTIYVLWTLVSFRYHCQLYSEWRRTNQKVRLLIPDTKGVHSTQHSLLSTKLMKKTADETIV